In Corylus avellana chromosome ca2, CavTom2PMs-1.0, the following proteins share a genomic window:
- the LOC132170055 gene encoding kinesin-like protein KIN-14I has translation MVGVVGAKDLPVEPSEQEFRLGLKSGIILCNVLNKVYSGAVPKVVESPCDSALVLDGAALSTFQYFENVRNFLVAVQEMGIPTFEASDLEQGNLVESVLSKVVEEFEHCISSQFELKMKYSDKLGPQWSKEELEHFYEAYRKYGKDWKKK, from the exons ATGGTGGGAGTAGTGGGGGCGAAGGATTTGCCGGTGGAGCCGTCGGAGCAGGAGTTCAGGCTGGGATTGAAAAGTGGGATCATTCTCTGCAATGTGCTCAACAAGGTTTACTCTGGAGCTGTGCCCAAG GTGGTGGAAAGTCCATGTGATTCTGCTCTGGTTCTTGATGGGGCCGCATTGTCCACATTTCAGTACTTTGAGAATGTGAGGAATTTCCTGGTGGCTGTGCAGGAAATGGGAATTCCTACGTTTGAGGCGTCTGATCTGGAACAA GGAAATCTGGTTGAATCTGTGCTAAGTAAGGTTGTGGAGGAGTTTGAGCATTGCATTTCAAGCCAATTTGAGCTG AAAATGAAATATTCTGATAAGTTAGGACCTCAATGGAGCAAGGAGGAGCTTGAGCATTTTTATGAAGCCTATCGGAAATATGGAAAAGACTGGAAGAAG AAATGA
- the LOC132170056 gene encoding cysteine-rich receptor-like protein kinase 10 yields MEYWRRLERVINCPKLPSFKFLMFLSSLLVISLLSLSSGNEAAPTYNYHFCSGEDFTANSTFQSNLDLVLSSLSSNATLVTGFSHASAGVLAGIFLCRGDINATVCQDCVASGAKEILQRCILQTAAIIWYEECMVRYSGLQILTTMDEGPDKNMGSQLTMPEAEKDQFNELLGRTMVSLATLASNSSTGKKFATEEVKFNSSLLGSQTLYSLVQCTPDLTVSDCNKCIRGARLQLPTCCDGKQGGWVLRPSCILRYGLNKFYNSAAASEPAFPSLAPGGSKTSLLKIVAIVIPIAFSVVLFFIAYCFLRRRARKKCNTLSEENAGVEITTIESLQFDLDTIDAATDKFSDDNKIGEGGFGMVYKGTFSDGQQIAVKRLSKKYGQGAVEFKNEVVLIAKLNHRNLVRLLGFCEEGDEKLLIYEYVPNKSLDYFLFDPANQRQLDWSGRYKIIGGIAQGILYLHEDSRIRIIHRDLKVSNILLDDNMNAKISDFGLARIFVVDQTQGNTSQIVGTFGYMPPEYVIHGRYSVKSDVFSFGVLLLEIISGKKNSCFYKSELDEDLLSYAWKQWRSGTPMELLDPTVRHSCSRNEVTRCIQMGLLCVQEDPANRPTMASIVLMLNSYSVTLPSPMQPPFLDRSREKLNKAVELESFYEASVTEVDPR; encoded by the exons ATGGAATATTGGAGAAGATTAGAGAGGGTGATTAACTGCCCAAAACTGCCttctttcaaatttcttatGTTCCTTTCGTCTCTCTTGGTGATTTCGTTGCTTAGCCTTAGCAGTGGCAATGAAGCAGCACCCACTTACAACTATCACTTTTGCTCAGGGGAAGACTTCACGGCCAACAGCACCTTCCAATCCAATCTCGACCTcgttctctcttctctttcctctAACGCCACCCTCGTCACTGGGTTCTCCCATGCCTCCGCCGGAGTGCTCGCCGGCATCTTTTTGTGCCGTGGCGACATCAACGCCACCGTCTGTCAAGACTGCGTTGCCAGCGGAGCCAAAGAGATATTACAACGCTGCATCTTACAGACAGCGGCTATAATATGGTACGAAGAGTGCATGGTACGTTACTCCGGCCTCCAGATCTTGACCACCATGGACGAAGGGCCCGACAAAAACATGGGGAGCCAGCTGACTATGCCAGAGGCAGAGAAAGACCAGTTCAACGAGTTGTTGGGCAGGACAATGGTTTCGTTGGCGACCCTTGCGTCCAATTCTTCGACGGGAAAGAAGTTTGCGACGGAGGAAGTGAAATTCAACAGTTCACTGTTGGGGTCACAGACGCTGTACAGCCTCGTGCAGTGCACGCCAGACCTGACTGTTTCCGATTGCAATAAATGTATCCGAGGCGCCAGATTGCAACTTCCTACGTGCTGTGATGGAAAACAAGGCGGATGGGTTCTGCGACCAAGTTGTATTCTTAGATATGGATTGAACAAATTTTACAACTCCGCAGCTGCTTCGGAGCCTGCATTTCCTTCTCTTGCTCCAG GAGGAAGCAAAACGTCGCTGCTGAAAATTGTTGCCATTGTTATCCCAATTGCTTTCTCTGTGGTTCTTTTCTTCATTGCCTATTGCTTCCTTCGGAGGAGAGCAAGGAAGAAATGCAACACTTTATCCGAAGAAAAtg CTGGAGTTGAAATTACAACCATAGAATCCTTGCAATTTGATTTGGATACGATTGATGCTGCCACGGACAAGTTCTCAGATGATAACAAGATTGGTGAAGGAGGATTTGGCATGGTTTATAAG GGTACCTTTTCTGATGGACAACAAATAGCTGTGAAGAGGCTATCCAAAAAATACGGACAGGGTGCAGTAGAATTCAAGAATGAGGTTGTATTGATAGCCAAACTTAATCACAGAAATCTAGTGAGGCTGCTAGGATTTTGCGAGGAAGGAGATGAGAAGTTACTTATCTATGAATATGTGCCCAACAAAAGCCTTGATTACTTTCTATTTG ATCCTGCAAACCAAAGACAATTAGATTGGTCAGGACGTTACAAGATTATTGGAGGAATAGCTCAAGGAattctttatcttcatgaagattctcGGATTAGAATTATCCATCGTGATCTGAAAGTTAGCAATATTTTGTTAGATGACAATATGAATGCAAAGATTTCAGATTTTGGCTTGGCAAGGATATTTGTAGTGGATCAAACACAAGGAAATACAAGTCAAATTGTTGGAACATT TGGTTATATGCCTCCAGAATATGTTATACATGGCCGATATTCGGTAAAGTCTGATGTTTTTAGCTTTGGAGTCTTACTACTAGAGATTATAAGTGGGAAGAAGAATAGCTGTTTCTATAAATCAGAACTTGACGAGGACCTGCTGAGTTAT GCTTGGAAACAATGGAGGAGTGGGACACCCATGGAGTTGTTGGATCCCACAGTGAGACATTCTTGCTCAAGAAATGAGGTTACTAGGTGCATCCAAATGGGCTTATTATGTGTTCAGGAAGATCCGGCTAACCGACCTACAATGGCGTCAATAGTTCTCATGCTTAACAGTTACTCTGTTACGCTACCATCACCTATGCAGCCACCATTTTTAGATCGAAGTAGAGAAAAGCTGAACAAAGCAGTGGAGCTGGAGTCTTTTTATGAGGCATCAGTTACTGAAGTTGACCCTCGATAG